From Alloacidobacterium dinghuense:
AGCTTATCAACATCTGCTCGACTGCGATCACGCGCGCGGCTGATCAGGGCGAAGAAGCGCTTGAGGTATTGAATGCCGCTGAGAGCGGGCTGCTCGAAGTCACCGAACGCGGTATTACACGGGGCTTCGCCAGTATTCCGGAGATTGTCCGCGATTCGTTCGGCACGATCGACAATTTATACAAAGAAGGCCGTGAAGTCACCGGCCTGGCCACACACTTTGTCGATTTCGACCGCATGACAAGCGGCTTGCAGGCATCGGAGTTGATTATCATCGCTGCGCGCCCGTCAATGGGTAAAACGGCGTGGGCTATTAACATTGCGCAGAACGCGGCAGTGACGGGTGGAAAGGTGGTCGCCGTCTTTTCGCTCGAAATGTCGAAGGAGTCGCTCCTGCGACGCATGCTGGCCTCACAGGCGTTGGTTGACTCACAGAAGATTCAAAAGGGCTTCCTGCTGCGCGAAGATCAACAGAAGCTTACGCACGCACTTGAACAACTCGCCGAATCGAAAATGTTTATCGACGACACTCCCGGGATTTCGCTGACAGAAATGCGCGCCAAGGCGCGCCGTCTGCGACAGATGAACGGGTCTCTGGATCTCATTGTGGTTGATTACCTGCAGCTGATGACGGCCAGCGTCGGTGGGCCGGGCGCGAAGCGGTATGAGAACCGCACGCAGGAAGTCTCGGCCATTTCTCGTGGACTTAAGGCCTTGGCGAAAGAGCTACAGGTTCCGGTGATTGCACTGTCTCAGCTAAGCCGTGCATCGGAGCAACGTGGAGGCGATAAGAAGCCGATGCTTTCCGACTTGCGTGAATCAGGCTCGATCGAACAGGATGCCGACGTCGTTGCCTTCATTCATCGCGAGGCTTATTACAACCGCGATGAGAACGGCCAGCCCGATCCGGACACGGAGAACAAGGCTGAGATCATCATTGCCAAGCAGCGTAACGGCCCGACGGGATCCGTTCATCTCGCATACCTCTCGAAATGCACGCGATTTGAGAACCTCGCCTACGGCCAGGATGGCGGGGACTACTAGCCTGCATGGATTTCTTCAGTGGCGGCATTATTGGATTCTTCTTCGGCTTCGGTTTTGGCGTTGGATGTGCATTGGCTGTGATGTATTCCATCTACACCGGTGGCTACCAGAAGGCCATTGAGGACTCACTACGCGAAGAAAAATCAGACCGTTACCGTCATTGGCTGCCGAAAATCTAGGCGAAGCTCGCAAAAGAGCGATTTAAGGCTTGATTTTCGAATCTCCCGTGTGGGAGTATCTACAGTCCCCCGGAAGACAGGGGAAATAAAAATTCGCAATGCATTGATGAAGACAGCACTTATCGACAGCTAGCCTCCTCCTTCGCAGCATCCAAGAACAAGAAACGATGCGCGGCATCGAAACAGAATCAGCGCTGGCAATGGCTCCCCATCCATCCCTGTTCTGATCAGCCTTGATTGATTTGAAGGAGAAACCTATGCAGGTGTTTTGCCTGGCAACCGTTGAAACAGCTGATGTTCAGTGCAAAGTGTGCGGGCAGAATTACGCGCTTTATTTTGAGTGCAAGTCGCACGAAGAGCGCCAGCAGGCCCTGCAAATGGTTGTTGACACCCTCGATCAACACCATGCAGAGAGTCCAGAGTCCACCGTTCATCCCGACAAGGCCTTTAATGTGCCTGCGTGGCATGGCGTTGCCCACATGTCGGGTGCGGCAATTCTCGGCGGTGCCCCGCCCTGGGCAGCGTGACCAGGCATTTATTTTGTTGCTTGAAAACAGGAACGCCACCCCGAAGGGTGGCGTTTTGAGTTTCGTTCCAGTGCAACTTACTGCTCGCGCTTCCAGTTGACAAGGTCGCCGAGCGTTGTCGTCGAGCTTGAAACCGGCTGCTTGTAAGACTCGACTTCCGCACGGCTGGCTTCTTCGCCGACAGCGCGGAGGCTGAGGCCGACTTTCTTCTCATCCTGATTCATCTTGATGATCTTGAATTCGTGCTCCTGCCCCGCTTCAAGCTTCACCGGAGTGCCGTGGTTGTCGGTTGCTTCGGAAACGTGGCACAGACCTTCAACGCCCTCAGCAATCTCAACGAACGAACCGAACTGCGCCGACCGCAGCACCTTGCCGTGAACCACATCGCCTACACGGTGCTGAGCGAAGAAGGTCTCCCAGACGTCGGGCTGCAGCTGCTTGATTCCGAGCGAGAGACGGCGATTTTCTGGCTCTACGCCAAGAACAACAGCCTTCACCTTCTCGCCCTTCTTCAGAACTTCCGAAGGATGCTTGACGCGCTTGGTCCAGCTCAGGTTCGAGACGTGGACAAGGCCATCGATGCCGTCCTCGATCTCGATGAAAGCACCGAAGTCGGTCAGGTTGCGCACGCGGCCTTCGACATTGGTGCCTGCCGGATAGCGTTCGACCAAGTGCTCCCACGGATTCTCGAGCAACTGCTTCATGCCGAGGGAGATGCGCCGGTCACCCGGGTTGACGGCGAGGATGACCGTCTCAACTTCGTCGCCCGGCTTGACCAGCTTCGACGGATGCTTCATCCGCTTGGACCAGGTCATTTCCGAAACGTGGACGAGGCCTTCGATGCCCTGCTCCAGCTCAACGAATGCGCCGTAGTCGGTCACGCTGAGGACGCGGCCACGAACGCGGGCGCCAATCGGATAGCGCTCGACGGCATCGAGCCACGGATCAGGCGTCAGCTGCTTGAAGCCGAGCGACACGCGCTGCTTGTCTTTGTCGAATTTGAGGACCTTGACCTGGATCTCATCGGCGACGTTGACCAGGTCGCGCGGGTGCGTCAGACGGCCCCACGACATGTCGGTGATGTGCAGCAGGCCGTCGATGCCGCCGAGGTCGACAAATGCGCCGTAGTCGGTCAGGTTCTTGACGGTCCCGGTCAGGATGCTGCCCTCTTCGAGGTGCTCCAGCGTCTTCGAGCGCTTTGAGGTCTGCTCTTCTTCCAGAATCTCCTTGCGGGAGACGACCACGTTACCGCGCTTCTTATTCAGCTTGATGACGCGGATCTCGATCTGCTGGCCGATGTAGGCGTCGAGATTGCGAACCGGGCGAATCTCTAACTGCGAACCAGGCAGGAATGCCTTGATGCCGATATCGACCGTCAAGCCACCCTTCACGCGTCCGAGAACCGTACCCGTCAGGATGGTCTTCTCGTTGGCAGCCTTCTCGATCGTGTCCCATACGCGGTGCCGCTGGGCCTTTTCGTAGCTCAGCAGGTAGCCACCTTCGGCCTCTTCGCGCTCGATGACGACTTCAACTGCGTCGCCGGGGTGCAGTTTCGGCTGACCGGCGTGGTCAACCACCTGCTCGAGCGGAATCAGGCCTTCCGACTTTAAACCGACATCGACGACGACATGCTTGTCGGTCAGCTTGATCACGGTGCCGGACACGACATGGCTATCGTCAAACGCCTGGGCTGCTGCTTCAGCAGCCTGCTCGCGGTCGAAGGACTCGAGCACAGCGGCGAAATCTTCCATGCTGTTCAGGTCGGCTTCGTCCTCAATCGAACGGACGGGCTCCGACGCGACAGCAACAGGATGTTCGGTTTCTAAAGCGGCTTCAGCGGAAGGGGCTTCCGGGTTGTGGGTGGTTTCGATGGACGGCTCTGCGTGCTCCGTCGCTGCTTCCAGCGTTGGGGTTTCAAGTTCGGTGTTCAGAGGATTGCTCTCGGTTTGTTCAGGATTTAGGACGTCTGCCATAACAGCTAGCTCAGTAGGGACTCACGGTCGGCGGCTCCGAAGTTCCGCCCTGCAAGCATCGCGCCGCAGATTTCTTCGCTCGTAGCTTTAGATTCAGCAAGGTCTGCGAAGATTCGGGAATCGTCGCACCGTGATGATTGGCGCAGGTCGGAAGATCTCAAGAGGAGACGCTGAAGTGATCGAACGACTCAGTCTCCGATTTGGGAACATCCGCCAGGCAGGAACATGCAGGAGCGGCGATTACGGGCCTACGCATGAATCCCGCGCACATAAACCCGTTAGAACCAGCATAGAACTGTGGGCTATGAGTGTCAATTCATTCCCCTTAGATTCACAGAGTTGCAATGCGCCTGTAACGATTCTTGCCGAAGACAGAGGCTGGCTGGTGAGTATTGCACTGGTATTAGTGCAATACGGCTGATCTATCGAGCAAAACGGAAAGTTTCCGCCTGAAAGACTCGCATCGCTTTAGAATGCGCGCTATGTGGAAAAGCGCACTCCTACCGTTCTGTCTGGTCGTCTCTGTATTTGCTGCGGACAAACTCTCAGCGCCGCAACTGATTGATTTGGCCAAGTCTGATAGCCCACAGCTGCGCGGTGCAATACAGGCCAGCTTCGAGGCGAAGAATCTGCAGGATGGAACGGCATGGGCCGGGCATGGCCCGGACTTCTTTTTCGCAGTGCAGGCTTCTTCGGAACCGTCTCTCGTAATCGACGCTGACTCCAGCAGTCCGATGAAACATCTTGCCGGTTCAGATCTCTGGTATGCGACGGCGCACGTCGAGCCGGTGGCAAGACTACACTCCTTCCACTACATCGTGAACGGGGCGCCATTTGGCGGAAGACTCGATCTGCCTGCATTTGGACCATTGTCTTATGTGCAACCAGGTGTGCCGTCGGGAACGCTTTCGCCGAAGATTGTGCATACCAGCAAGATTTACGACGGCATGAAGAGCGAGTACTGGATTTACGTGCCCACCCAGTACGATCCCAAGACGCCAGCCGCGCTCATGGTTTTTCAGGATGGCGGTGGATACACAGACCGCGACGGCAACAATCCCACGCTCAACGTGATTGACAACCTGATCGCGCAGAAAAAGATTCCGGTAATGATTTGTGTCTTCATCAATCCCGGAGACATTACCGACTCACCGGGGACGCCGACCTACAACTTCGTCAAAGGCTACTCCGACAAGTGGCACCGTACCCTCAAGGACTCGATGCGCAGCACGCTCTACGACACGGTGAGTGATCGCTACGCACACTTCCTGCGCGACGAAGTGCTTGCCGAAGTCGAGGCTAAATACAACATCCGCAAAGATGCGTACAGCCACGCCATGACCGGGCTTTCGTCGGGCGGGATCTGCTCGTTCAATGCCGCATGGCAAATGCCGGACGAGTTCAGCCGCGTCATCAGCTGGATCGGCAGCTTCACCAGCATCCAGTGGAAGGAGCGGCCAGATATTCCGGACGGCGGGCAGGACTATCCCGAAAAAGTTCTGCGGGAGCCGAAGCGCAACATCCGCGTCTGGCTGCAGGATGGCGCCGAGGACATGGAAAACGATCGCTATGGAAGCTGGCCTCTGGCGAATATACGCATGGCGAACGCTCTCAAGCTGAAGGACTATGACTTCCACTTCAGCTTCGGCAAGGGCACTCACAACTCCGGCCAAGGTGCGGCGGAATTTCCCGAAGAAATGATCTGGCTCTGGCGGGACTACGACCCTGCGCAAACCTCCCAGACCTACGAAATGGAACAGTCCGAGAAATCCAAACCATTGTTCAGAGTATCGATTGCGAATCGTGAGGCTGATGCGAAATAGGAGCTGACTACTCGGCGCAGATGGCGCAGACAGCGGCGCCGAACTTCGCCACTTTCGCCGGACCAATGCCGTCGACTGTAAGCAAGTCTTCCTCTGTGCGGGGGCGCTCTGCTGCAATTGCGCGCAGCGTCCGGTCGGAAAAAACAAAGAACGCCGGCTGCCCCAACTTGCCGGACTCCTCGCGCCGCCAAGCGCGCAGTTTTTCTTCCAACATGGCAGCCTCGGCGGAGAGCGGGACCTCGGGCTTTGGCTCCCTACGCTTGCGTTCGCGTTTGGATGTTACCGCAACAGTGCTATCGCTACTGTCGCGCATCAGGATGTTGACGACATCTTCCTTATCCAGTTCTTCGCCTTCGCGCGTCAGGCTGGCTTTGCGGTAGGGGATGCTGCGGCCATCCTTTTCAAAGCTGGTATCTTCGATTGTTAGAAAACCCGCGCCATTCATCGCTCCGAGCAGATCCTCAAAGTGGTCACGGCTGACGCGGTTATTTGCGCACAGATCCTGATGCAGTTTGCCGGTCGATTTCGATCCGCCAGAACGCAATGCGCGTACAACCGCGAACACTAATGAGTTTTCGTTTTCATCCAATGGCCGGAAGCGCTGAGCGATGGCCCGCTCCGGCGAGCAGACGTCGCATTGCCCGCAAGCGTGGCGACCATCGTCTTCGTCCCCGAAATGACGCACCAGTTGCGCCATGCGGCACTGGTGCGATTCGGCGTAGCGCATCACGCGGTCGAGCTGTGCCTTGCGCTGATTTGACTGCGAAAGATAGGGCTGCCGCCACCCCGTGTCTCCTCGAACAACGTTGCCGTCGAAGTCGATGCGGGCGCCACCATGGGTCATCAGTTTGTCGAGTGCCGTAGCAAATATTTCGCCATCGAGCTTTGACTTCAACAGCTCAGCCAGCTCCTCTCTATGGCGCGGTCTTCCATCGAGCTTGCGAAAGATCAGGTCCAACTCGTCGACAGGAGGGTAGTCGCGTTCATAGAAGAAATCATGCGTCCGGCGATCGGCATACGAGTGCATCAGGATGGTGCGACTTTGTTTGCCATCGCGGCCAGCGCGGCCGATCTCCTGATAGTAGGCTTCTAAGCTCGCAGGAAGCGCCGTATGAATGACCGTCCGCACATCCGGTTTGTCGATACCCATGCCGAAGGCAATCGTCGCGACCACAGCTTCGAGACGACCAGCAAGAAATTCACGCTGCACGCGCTCGCGGTGATCGGGCTCCAGTCCGGCGTGATACGCCGCTGTCGAAAAGCTCTCCGATAGTTCTTGCGCCAGCGTGTCGGCGTCTTTGCGTGTGGGCGCGTAGACGATTGCCGGACGTCTCTCTTTCGGGGTCAGCAGGCTAAGAGCGAGTTGCGAACGCTTCGGCTTCGAGATCTCGACGACTTCAACTGCCAGATTGCTGCGTCGGAAGCCGTGAATAAAACGAGCCGGTTCTTGCAGCTGAAGCTGTGCAACGACATCATTCTGGACGACGGGTGTGGCGGTCGCTGTGAGCGCAATGATCGGAGCGGGTCGCAATGCCGGCAAATAGCTGCCAAGCAGGCGATAATCGGGGCGGAAATCATGCCCCCACTGTGAGATGCAATGCGCCTCGTCGATAGCGATGAGGGCGGGTTTGCGCTTGGCGAGCATCTCGGGAAAGCCTGGCACGCGCAGCCGTTCCGGCGCAATGAAAAGAAAATCGAGCGCACCGCTCAAGTATTCGCGACAAACCTGCCGTGATCTTTCCCGATCGAGGCCGGAGTGGATTCTTGCTGCGTTCAACCCTAACTGGCTGAGCTTCGTCGCCTGATCGTCCATTAACGCAATCAATGGGCTGATCACCAGTGCCGTTCCGCCCCGAGCGATCGCAGGCAATTGGTAGCAGAGCGATTTGCCCGCTCCGGTTGGCATTACCAGGAGAACATCGTGTCCGTCGACAGTGGCACGGCATACCGCTTCCTGATTTGCGCGAAACGAGGAAAACCCAAAAGTACGCGCAAGAAT
This genomic window contains:
- the dnaB gene encoding replicative DNA helicase; its protein translation is MATTPDIAFERGLPASIDAERSILGAILLDNHSYNEAAEKIGADDFALDSHRRIFGRMAELIDAGRAVDIVTLSEELAKRKEVEAVGGVAYLASLTEGLPRRLSIEEYVRIVKDKSLLRQLINICSTAITRAADQGEEALEVLNAAESGLLEVTERGITRGFASIPEIVRDSFGTIDNLYKEGREVTGLATHFVDFDRMTSGLQASELIIIAARPSMGKTAWAINIAQNAAVTGGKVVAVFSLEMSKESLLRRMLASQALVDSQKIQKGFLLREDQQKLTHALEQLAESKMFIDDTPGISLTEMRAKARRLRQMNGSLDLIVVDYLQLMTASVGGPGAKRYENRTQEVSAISRGLKALAKELQVPVIALSQLSRASEQRGGDKKPMLSDLRESGSIEQDADVVAFIHREAYYNRDENGQPDPDTENKAEIIIAKQRNGPTGSVHLAYLSKCTRFENLAYGQDGGDY
- a CDS encoding RecQ family ATP-dependent DNA helicase yields the protein MSSAKLTDILARTFGFSSFRANQEAVCRATVDGHDVLLVMPTGAGKSLCYQLPAIARGGTALVISPLIALMDDQATKLSQLGLNAARIHSGLDRERSRQVCREYLSGALDFLFIAPERLRVPGFPEMLAKRKPALIAIDEAHCISQWGHDFRPDYRLLGSYLPALRPAPIIALTATATPVVQNDVVAQLQLQEPARFIHGFRRSNLAVEVVEISKPKRSQLALSLLTPKERRPAIVYAPTRKDADTLAQELSESFSTAAYHAGLEPDHRERVQREFLAGRLEAVVATIAFGMGIDKPDVRTVIHTALPASLEAYYQEIGRAGRDGKQSRTILMHSYADRRTHDFFYERDYPPVDELDLIFRKLDGRPRHREELAELLKSKLDGEIFATALDKLMTHGGARIDFDGNVVRGDTGWRQPYLSQSNQRKAQLDRVMRYAESHQCRMAQLVRHFGDEDDGRHACGQCDVCSPERAIAQRFRPLDENENSLVFAVVRALRSGGSKSTGKLHQDLCANNRVSRDHFEDLLGAMNGAGFLTIEDTSFEKDGRSIPYRKASLTREGEELDKEDVVNILMRDSSDSTVAVTSKRERKRREPKPEVPLSAEAAMLEEKLRAWRREESGKLGQPAFFVFSDRTLRAIAAERPRTEEDLLTVDGIGPAKVAKFGAAVCAICAE
- a CDS encoding 30S ribosomal protein S1, whose protein sequence is MADVLNPEQTESNPLNTELETPTLEAATEHAEPSIETTHNPEAPSAEAALETEHPVAVASEPVRSIEDEADLNSMEDFAAVLESFDREQAAEAAAQAFDDSHVVSGTVIKLTDKHVVVDVGLKSEGLIPLEQVVDHAGQPKLHPGDAVEVVIEREEAEGGYLLSYEKAQRHRVWDTIEKAANEKTILTGTVLGRVKGGLTVDIGIKAFLPGSQLEIRPVRNLDAYIGQQIEIRVIKLNKKRGNVVVSRKEILEEEQTSKRSKTLEHLEEGSILTGTVKNLTDYGAFVDLGGIDGLLHITDMSWGRLTHPRDLVNVADEIQVKVLKFDKDKQRVSLGFKQLTPDPWLDAVERYPIGARVRGRVLSVTDYGAFVELEQGIEGLVHVSEMTWSKRMKHPSKLVKPGDEVETVILAVNPGDRRISLGMKQLLENPWEHLVERYPAGTNVEGRVRNLTDFGAFIEIEDGIDGLVHVSNLSWTKRVKHPSEVLKKGEKVKAVVLGVEPENRRLSLGIKQLQPDVWETFFAQHRVGDVVHGKVLRSAQFGSFVEIAEGVEGLCHVSEATDNHGTPVKLEAGQEHEFKIIKMNQDEKKVGLSLRAVGEEASRAEVESYKQPVSSSTTTLGDLVNWKREQ
- a CDS encoding alpha/beta hydrolase, with protein sequence MWKSALLPFCLVVSVFAADKLSAPQLIDLAKSDSPQLRGAIQASFEAKNLQDGTAWAGHGPDFFFAVQASSEPSLVIDADSSSPMKHLAGSDLWYATAHVEPVARLHSFHYIVNGAPFGGRLDLPAFGPLSYVQPGVPSGTLSPKIVHTSKIYDGMKSEYWIYVPTQYDPKTPAALMVFQDGGGYTDRDGNNPTLNVIDNLIAQKKIPVMICVFINPGDITDSPGTPTYNFVKGYSDKWHRTLKDSMRSTLYDTVSDRYAHFLRDEVLAEVEAKYNIRKDAYSHAMTGLSSGGICSFNAAWQMPDEFSRVISWIGSFTSIQWKERPDIPDGGQDYPEKVLREPKRNIRVWLQDGAEDMENDRYGSWPLANIRMANALKLKDYDFHFSFGKGTHNSGQGAAEFPEEMIWLWRDYDPAQTSQTYEMEQSEKSKPLFRVSIANREADAK